A single Ammospiza caudacuta isolate bAmmCau1 chromosome 6, bAmmCau1.pri, whole genome shotgun sequence DNA region contains:
- the CAPN3 gene encoding calpain-3 isoform X1, which translates to MHGTKHHLQKDFFLYNASKARSKTYINMREISERFRLPPSEYVIIPSTYDPHQEGEFILRVFSEKRSLSEEVENMIEAERPLRSSTKAHEESEEQKQFRNIFRQIAGDDMEINAEELRNVLNNVVKKHKDLRSEGFELESCRSMIALMDTDGSGKINFDEFRHLWDKIKSWQKIFKRYDTDHSGTINSYEMRNAVNDAGFRLNNQLYDIITMRYADKNMNIDFDSFICCFVRLDAMFRAFHAFDKDGDGIIKLNVLEWLQLTLYA; encoded by the exons ATGCATGGGACTAAGCACCACTTGCAGAAGGACTTTTTCCTCTACAATGCCTCCAAAGCTAGAAGTAAGACCTACATAAACATGCGAGAAATCTCTGAGCGCTTCCGGTTACCTCCCAGTGAGTATGTCATCATCCCATCGACATATGACCCCCACCAGGAGGGAGAATTCATCCTCAGGGTCTTCTCAGAGAAAAGAAGTCTTTCAGA GGAGGTTGAAAACATGATTGAGGCAGAACGTCCATTG CGTTCTTCAACAAAAGCTCATGAGGAGAGTGAAGAGCAAAAACAGTTCAGGAATATTTTCCGACAGATTGCAGGGGAT GACATGGAGATCAATGCTGAGGAACTTAGGAATGTTCTCAATAATGTCGTAAAAAAAC ATAAGGACCTAAGGTCAGAAGGGTTTGAATTGGAATCCTGCCGCAGCATGATTGCTTTAATGGAT ACAGATGGCTCAGGGAAGATAAACTTTGATGAATTTCGACATCTCTGGGACAAGATTAAAAGCTGGCAG aaaattttcAAGCGCTATGACACAGATCATTCAGGAACCATTAACAGCTATGAGATGCGCAACGCAGTCAACGATGCAG GGTTTCGGCTGAACAACCAGCTCTACGACATCATCACCATGCGCTACGCCGACAAGAACATGAACATTGATTTTGACAGCTTCATCTGCTGCTTCGTGCGCCTGGACGCCATGTTCC GGGCATTCCACGCCTTTGACAAAGATGGAGATGGCATCATTAAGCTCAATGTCCTGGAG TGGCTGCAGCTCACACTGTATGCATAA